One Mesotoga infera genomic window carries:
- a CDS encoding methylcobamide--CoM methyltransferase yields MAFNRSIIPLLGAPGARLTGTKLKENLTNAEIQFNSLSKLMEEFQPDGIFFMMDLTVEAEALGLEIVFPEDDNPYVKEHPIKGRDELASVENSWSGVSGRMSIFTEVADKMARKLPGMRGSYVIGPLSLAGELVGVTDLCMKLIEEPDFAERVIDFCTRIVGEYSRALIDHGADTIAVLEPTAVLLSKRQFKRFALPYFEKLRSELSKPLIYHICGDTEHIVEPMGASGAYGLSLDSMVDLKDAAERIPEDVFLIGNIDPVKVFLQSNGEAVERETANLLEKMKDVPNFILSSGCDIPLETPPENIAAFIRAGRNNRS; encoded by the coding sequence AACAAAACTTAAAGAGAATCTCACAAACGCGGAAATCCAGTTCAACTCTTTGTCGAAGCTTATGGAGGAGTTTCAGCCCGACGGGATATTCTTCATGATGGACCTGACGGTAGAGGCCGAGGCGTTGGGACTTGAGATCGTTTTCCCCGAGGATGACAATCCCTACGTTAAGGAACATCCAATAAAGGGACGCGACGAGCTGGCCTCTGTCGAAAACTCCTGGAGCGGAGTCTCCGGTAGAATGAGTATCTTCACAGAAGTTGCAGATAAGATGGCGAGAAAACTTCCGGGAATGAGGGGAAGCTACGTTATCGGTCCACTTAGCCTTGCAGGAGAACTGGTCGGGGTTACAGACCTCTGTATGAAGCTGATAGAAGAGCCGGATTTTGCAGAGAGAGTAATAGACTTCTGTACAAGGATTGTAGGTGAATACTCGAGAGCGCTTATCGACCACGGCGCGGACACGATAGCCGTGCTTGAACCGACGGCGGTGCTCTTATCCAAGAGACAGTTCAAACGTTTTGCGCTACCGTATTTTGAAAAGCTCAGATCAGAACTTTCAAAACCTTTAATTTATCACATCTGCGGAGACACTGAACACATAGTAGAACCTATGGGCGCAAGCGGCGCCTACGGACTGAGCCTTGACAGCATGGTGGACCTGAAGGATGCGGCAGAGAGAATTCCCGAAGATGTTTTCCTTATAGGCAACATAGATCCGGTCAAGGTCTTCCTTCAGTCAAACGGAGAGGCGGTCGAGAGAGAAACCGCAAACCTTTTGGAGAAAATGAAGGACGTACCCAATTTCATCTTGAGTTCAGGATGTGACATCCCGCTGGAGACTCCTCCTGAGAATATCGCCGCCTTCATCAGGGCCGGTAGGAATAATCGTTCATAA